Proteins found in one Lathamus discolor isolate bLatDis1 chromosome 7, bLatDis1.hap1, whole genome shotgun sequence genomic segment:
- the DUSP7 gene encoding dual specificity protein phosphatase 7, giving the protein MKTQVWGSSPRAPMAAAMPCKSAEWLQEELESGGGRSLLLLDCRPHELFESSHIETAINLAIPGLMLRRLKKGNLPIRSIIPNHEDKERFVKRCKADTVLLYDEATADWQDGGAATSVLGLLLQKLRDDGCKAYYLKGGFNKFQTEYSEHCETNLDSSSPSNSPPASVLGLGGLRISSDCSDGESDREPSSATESDGSPIPNNQPAFPVQILPYLYLGCAKDSTNLDVLGKYGIKYILNVTPNLPNMFEHDGEFKYKQIPISDHWSQNLSQFFPEAIAFIDEARSKKCGILVHCLAGISRSVTVTVAYLMQKLNLSLNDAYDFVKRKKSNISPNFNFMGQLLDFERTLGLNSPCDNRSPSEQLYFTTPTNHNLFQLNTLEST; this is encoded by the exons ATGAAAACGCAGGTCTGGGGGAGCTCCCCGCGGGCGCCCATGGCTGCGGCGATGCCGTGCAAGAGCGCGgagtggctgcaggaggagctggagtcGGGCGGCGGCCgctcgctgctgctgctcgaCTGCCGCCCCCACGAGCTTTTCGAGAGCTCGCACATCGAGACGGCCATCAACCTGGCCATCCCTGGGCTCATGCTCCGCCGCCTGAAGAAGGGCAACCTGCCCATCCGCTCCATCATCCCCAACCACGAGGACAAGGAGCGCTTCGTCAAGCGCTGCAAGGCCGATACCGTGCTGCTCTACGACGAGGCCACCGCCGACTGGCAGGACGGCGGCGCCGCCACCTCCGTCCTGGGACTCCTGCTCCAGAAGCTGCGCGATGACGGCTGTAAAGCCTATTACCTGAAAG gTGGCTTTAACAAGTTTCAGACTGAGTATTCAGAGCACTGTGAGACGAACCTTGACAGCTCCTCACCCAGCAACTCTCCCCCAGCATCTGTCCTTGGTCTGGGAGGGTTGCGGATAAGCTCCGACTGCTCAGATGGCGAATCCGACAGGGAACCCAGCAGTGCCACGGAGTCGGATGGGAGCCCCATCCCTAACAATCAGCCTGCCTTTCCGGTCCAGATCCTACCTTACCTGTACCTGGGCTGTGCCAAAGATTCGACCAACTTGGACGTCCTGGGCAAATACGGCATTAAATACATCCTGAATGTAACTCCCAACCTGCCAAACATGTTTGAGCATGACGGAGAGTTCAAGTACAAGCAGATCCCCATCTCAGATCACTGGAGCCAGAACCTCTCACAGTTCTTTCCCGAGGCCATTGCTTTCATTG ATGAGGCCCGTTCCAAGAAGTGTGGGATCCTTGTTCACTGCCTCGCTGGCATCAGCCGGTCTGTAACAGTCACTGTCGCCTACTTGATGCAAAAACTCAACTTGTCCCTGAATGATGCCTATGACtttgtgaaaaggaaaaaatccaacATTTCCCCAAACTTTAACTTCATGGGCCAGCTCCTGGACTTTGAGAGGACTCTGGGACTCAACAGCCCTTGTGACAACCGCTCGCCCAGCGAACAGCTCTACTTCACCACCCCTACCAACCACAACCTGTTTCAGCTGAACACTCTGGAGTCCACATGA